In Candidatus Anaeroferrophillus wilburensis, one DNA window encodes the following:
- a CDS encoding ubiquinone biosynthesis protein UbiB, translated as MDILQIDRTYRNIKRYRQIIGVFISYGFGGIIEQLNIDYYLALGKSIVTLNKGGRKKLIRYTKAQRLRMALEELGPTFVKLGQLLSTRPDLIPPSIVNELKHLQDQVSPFPYADVVQVIESSLARPLAEMFPEFNREPVAAASMSQVHQARLATGELVAVKIQRPGITQTIETDIDIMMSLAYLIAKHIPELQLYDPVGIVKEFAKTIRKELDFQVEGRHLDRFGQNFADDPTVSITSVHWPFTAREVLTMGWIEGVKISERQALIDAGLDPKIVARNGATLVLRQVLEFGIFHGDPHPGNLFVLPGNVIAPLDFGIVGHLDEEQNHLVLDLLMAVINRDIRRLTNVLSAVGVIDEDRINMRELRADLYDFVDRYYNIPLQQIEVGSLIRDFIAITSHHHIRFLPDMMLLLKALMTIESVGRSLDPDFDMISHATPFVKQLLTRKMSPEYLAKVVWRRVQEFQSLVEMLPRETQEIIKKLSKGKLKIEFEHVGLDPLGKNLDRITNRLSFSLIISATIVASSLIMQTNTGFMFMGYPVLGIIGYLVAGGLGFWLAIAILRSGRI; from the coding sequence ATGGATATCCTGCAGATTGACCGCACATACCGAAACATCAAACGATACCGCCAGATTATCGGTGTCTTTATCAGTTATGGCTTTGGCGGCATCATTGAACAGCTCAACATTGACTATTATCTGGCCCTGGGGAAAAGCATTGTCACCCTGAACAAGGGCGGCCGCAAAAAACTCATCCGCTACACCAAAGCCCAGCGCCTCAGGATGGCTCTTGAGGAACTGGGACCCACGTTCGTTAAGCTGGGGCAGCTGCTGTCAACCCGTCCCGATCTTATTCCTCCTTCGATCGTTAATGAATTAAAACATCTCCAGGACCAGGTGTCGCCCTTTCCCTATGCCGATGTTGTGCAGGTGATTGAATCATCGTTGGCGCGGCCCCTTGCTGAAATGTTTCCGGAATTCAACCGGGAGCCGGTGGCTGCCGCGTCCATGTCTCAAGTTCACCAGGCCAGGCTGGCTACCGGCGAGCTGGTGGCCGTCAAAATTCAGCGGCCGGGAATTACCCAGACCATTGAGACCGACATCGATATCATGATGAGCCTGGCCTATCTGATCGCCAAACATATCCCGGAATTGCAACTCTATGATCCGGTGGGAATTGTCAAGGAGTTTGCCAAAACCATCCGCAAGGAGCTTGATTTTCAGGTTGAAGGGCGGCACCTTGACCGCTTTGGCCAGAATTTTGCTGATGATCCGACAGTGAGCATCACCAGTGTGCACTGGCCGTTCACCGCCCGGGAAGTCTTGACCATGGGCTGGATTGAGGGGGTTAAAATCAGTGAGCGCCAGGCTTTGATTGATGCCGGTCTTGATCCGAAAATAGTCGCCCGGAACGGCGCCACCCTGGTTTTGCGCCAGGTACTGGAGTTCGGCATTTTCCACGGCGACCCCCATCCGGGAAATCTGTTCGTGCTGCCCGGCAATGTCATCGCCCCCCTTGATTTCGGCATTGTCGGCCACCTGGACGAAGAACAGAACCACCTGGTGCTTGACCTGCTGATGGCGGTTATCAACCGCGACATCCGGCGGTTGACCAATGTCCTCTCAGCGGTCGGGGTTATCGATGAAGACCGGATCAATATGCGGGAGCTGCGGGCCGATCTCTACGATTTTGTCGACCGCTACTACAATATTCCCCTGCAGCAGATCGAGGTGGGGTCGCTGATCAGGGATTTCATCGCCATTACCAGCCATCATCACATCCGTTTTCTGCCCGACATGATGCTGCTCCTCAAGGCCCTGATGACCATTGAAAGCGTCGGCCGCAGCCTCGATCCTGATTTTGACATGATCAGCCATGCAACCCCTTTTGTCAAACAGCTGCTCACCAGGAAGATGTCGCCGGAATATCTTGCCAAGGTGGTCTGGAGGCGGGTGCAGGAATTTCAGTCACTGGTGGAGATGCTGCCACGGGAAACCCAGGAGATCATTAAAAAACTCAGCAAGGGCAAACTGAAGATCGAGTTTGAGCATGTGGGGCTTGACCCCCTGGGCAAAAATCTCGACCGGATCACCAACCGCCTGTCGTTCAGCCTGATTATTTCCGCCACCATCGTCGCCTCGTCGCTGATCATGCAGACCAATACCGGCTTCATGTTCATGGGCTATCCGGTGCTGGGGATTATCGGCTACCTGGTGGCCGGCGGCCTGGGGTTCTGGCTGGCGATTGCCATCCTGAGATCGGGAAGAATATGA
- a CDS encoding threonine synthase, which produces MNYISTRGGIAPISFVDAVMMGLAADGGLLLPEEIPVFSAGELEQLGKLSYQQLALRIFQPYVGDCLAADVLAELVKTSYATFTNPLVAPLVKKGDLYILELFHGQTLAFKDIALSLLGNLFARLLADRQQELNILGATSGDTGSAAIYGVRGKKHINIFILHPHGKVSPIQEKQMTSVLDDNVFNVAVEGTFDDGQRIVKEIFADLDFKREFHLGAVNSINWARIMAQIVYYFTAYLQLPAAAREVVDIVVPTGNFGNIFAGYLAKQMGLPIRRLILASNENNILSHFIASGVYERSQVVPTWSPSMDIQVASNFERYLYYLLDGDSAAICKVFAELQESGRIAIGNHRFARVQTDFASGYSSNEENIATIAEFYQQTGYILDPHTAVGVQVARKLNPPRTSDRVTTICLATAHPAKFPQAVEKAIGFPPPVPVSLQGIEQLPSRFAILPASTPIVKKYIKDQLLSPA; this is translated from the coding sequence ATGAACTATATCAGTACTCGGGGCGGCATCGCCCCGATTTCCTTTGTCGATGCAGTGATGATGGGGCTGGCGGCGGATGGCGGTCTCCTGCTGCCGGAGGAGATTCCTGTCTTTTCTGCCGGCGAGCTGGAGCAGCTGGGAAAACTTTCCTACCAGCAGCTGGCCCTGAGGATTTTTCAGCCCTATGTGGGTGACTGTCTGGCGGCCGACGTCCTGGCGGAACTGGTCAAAACGAGCTATGCTACCTTCACCAACCCCCTGGTTGCTCCGCTGGTCAAAAAGGGGGATCTCTATATTCTGGAGCTTTTTCACGGCCAAACCCTGGCCTTCAAGGATATCGCCCTCTCACTGCTGGGCAATCTGTTCGCCCGCCTGCTGGCCGACCGGCAGCAGGAGCTGAACATCCTCGGCGCCACCTCCGGTGATACCGGCAGTGCAGCCATCTACGGTGTTCGCGGCAAAAAGCATATCAACATCTTCATTCTCCACCCCCACGGCAAAGTCAGCCCGATCCAGGAAAAACAGATGACTTCGGTGCTTGATGACAACGTTTTCAATGTCGCCGTTGAAGGAACGTTTGATGATGGCCAGCGAATCGTCAAGGAGATTTTTGCCGATCTTGACTTCAAACGGGAGTTTCATCTGGGGGCGGTCAATTCCATCAACTGGGCCCGGATCATGGCCCAGATCGTCTACTATTTCACCGCCTACCTGCAACTGCCGGCGGCGGCGAGAGAGGTTGTCGACATTGTCGTGCCCACGGGCAATTTCGGCAACATTTTTGCCGGCTACCTGGCCAAACAGATGGGCCTGCCGATCCGCCGGCTGATCCTGGCCAGCAACGAAAACAACATCCTTTCCCACTTCATCGCCTCGGGGGTCTACGAACGCAGTCAGGTGGTGCCCACCTGGAGTCCATCAATGGATATCCAGGTGGCCAGCAATTTTGAACGCTATCTCTACTATCTTCTTGACGGTGATTCGGCCGCAATCTGCAAGGTGTTTGCAGAGCTTCAGGAGAGTGGCAGGATTGCCATCGGCAACCACCGGTTCGCCCGGGTACAGACAGATTTTGCCAGCGGGTATTCCAGCAACGAGGAAAACATTGCCACCATCGCCGAGTTCTACCAACAGACCGGCTATATCCTCGATCCCCATACCGCGGTCGGCGTTCAGGTTGCCCGCAAGCTCAATCCACCCCGTACCAGCGACCGGGTGACTACCATCTGCCTGGCCACCGCCCACCCGGCGAAGTTTCCGCAGGCGGTGGAGAAAGCGATCGGCTTTCCGCCGCCGGTCCCGGTTTCCCTCCAGGGCATCGAGCAGCTGCCGTCAAGATTTGCCATCCTGCCAGCCAGCACGCCCATAGTAAAAAAATATATCAAGGACCAGCTGCTCTCCCCTGCCTGA